GGTCACCAGGAGGCAGTTGTATAAAGCAGATATCTGATCCGTCACATTGAGGAACTGGAAGGAGGTAGAGAACTGGAAGCCATTTCAAGGGTGACTGAGCCCTGCTTCTGGTAGGAGAAAGTCCAACTTCTATCCAAAACGGATGCCAAGGCATTGTAAAATTGTAAACATTCTCAAATACTTTCTATGCATTCTTATTTTGATGATTTCTAGTTTTTACGGCCCAAATATCATTAACTTTCATTCTTACTTGGCAACATTCTGTTAGGTACAGCATGTGTGGAGGGCACCTCCTTCATTAATCCATGTGGATTTGCTCTAATTGTGGTTTTTCCATTGGTTTCATTGCATGGCTACACTATGATCTTTTACCCACACTGCTGTTGCTGGATTTGAGGCTTCTCCTCACTTGTCACACTGACAAGACATTCTGCAGTGAACATCCCCGTGCACATATCTCTACCATGTGGAGTACTGTTCCCGgagctcattcattcaacatgtatttatgAAGTACCCTGTGCTGGGCTATTGGCTGGTCTCTGGCTTTAGCAGAGACAGAACAGGCAAGCCCAGACTTCTCAGAGCTCACAGCACAGGGAGGTCTTCAGAAGTAGGATAGTGGTCACAGAGTGTGCACATTAAACATGATGAGGCCAATGTTGCTGTAGGGACTAAACTGCAGTCCCATCAGAAGTATATGGGAATGTCCATCTCCATGTCCTCACCTTTCTTGGCATAATTATTTGAGTACTGCATGTGTTCCTGTGTTCTTCTCTGCCCATACATCAACCATATTTACCCTCTTAACTGTCCATCCTCCACCTGTCCCTAAGTGCTGTTGTTAATATTTCTGTGGTAGACCAGATGCCAGGATCCCTGAGATATCCTAAGCAGTTCCCTCTGCCAGTCCTTCCAAGAGTTCTGGTTCCACAGGTGACACCCCCGAACACAGGTAACCCCTGCAGAACCTGTGATTAACACGCAAGGCTGACAGTGAGTTGTGGGTGTTCTAGGAGGGGTCATCACCTCCATATGCAGGGTCAGAGAAGACTGAGGGGAGCAGGAGGCTGATGACTTTGACCACAAGGTAGGTGGGTGGGTATGTTTGGGTTTatagggaagggaagagaagataagggaagaggaagggacagaggaggggagggaaaggggagggcggaggggagggggaaaggggagggggaaagagaaggggaaggggacggggaaagggaaggggaagggaaaaggtGGGCATTGCAGGCAACAACACAAAGGTTGGAACCTGCCTATTAGAACAGCAGGGAGGCCACCCAGACTGCAGCTGGGGAGGGAAGATGTGGGGAGCAGTGGGTCTAGGGGAGAAGCAGACTGTGATTGACCTTGGGGGCTGGGCGGTGAGCACAGGTGTGTTACGTGTGTCTGTCCCAGTCATAGATATGAGGAGGGGTGGGGCCGCGAGTGGCCCCTTGTTCGGTGAGATTTCCTAATGCCTGCTGTTCATCAGAGCCTCTCCATGCAGCAGGTCAGTATAGATCTGAGGCTGTGTATGGGAGGGGGAGCTGGTGGTCCAGGGCAGCCTGTGGTGCTCACTGTCCctaggggtgggaggagagggatgAGGACACCACCCCTATGCAGTGAAGCGTCAGGTGTGTGGAGCCACAGGTGTCTCACCTGGTGATTCTCGTCAGACACGTGCCTTGGATGAGGATGTCAGGGCCAGAgtcattgtcatttttttttttgaaatgtacatGGCATGGACCCAGGTATCCAGGGACCCAGAGAACAAGGCCCCTGGTGAGAGAGGGTTGCGTGGGGCTGAGCTCAGAGTGGGAGGGACTCCGGAAAAGACAAAGCCTCAACCTTACCTGTCAAGGGCCATGCCTGTTTCCAGGAGAGATGACAAGGGTGACCCAGGACAAACATTGAGTGTGAGGACAGGGCAGAGAGGACCCTGGTGACTTCTCAGGTGTGGGATGTTAGGTGGGGTTTGTTCCCGTCCAAGGCACAGAAGCCCTCCAGTGTACCCTGAGTGCTGTGTGTGACCAGCAGGGACACTGGAAGGGTTGGACTTGTGCCTCTTGAAGGCAAGGCTGGGTCTGTAGGACCAGAGATACCTCTGTGGGTAGGAGGTGATGGGAATGAGGAAGATGAGGGTGACTATGAACATATTTTAGTTCCCTGGGGATGTGTGCTGAGGAGGAAGTGGCCTAGAACATTCCTTTTCTGGGTAAAGTGAAGTGGGGAAGCGGtgtggattgtgtgtgtgtgtgacagagcctcgctctatctcccaggccggagtgcagtggtgcaatctcggctcactgcaacctgtgtctcctgggttcaagcaattctgcctcagcccatcgagtagccaggactacaggcatgtgccaccaggcccagctaaatttttttgtatttttagtagagatggggtttcaccatgttggtcaggctggtctcaaactcctgtcctcaagtgatctgcccctccttggcctcccaaagtgctgggattacaggcatgagccactgcccccggccgcAGTGTGGATTCTTCAGTGTGTTCTGATAGCCGTGTGTCACTACACACTTGTTCTTTGTGTCTTCACATCTCCTCctattgcattttaaaacattttcatagtATGTGGTTTTGCCTAATAAAGTAttcccattatatatatatacacatatatatatatatatatatatatttggatagatagatagaaagatagatatatagatagataaatagatagatattcAGACAGATCTTCAGGCCCCAGTTGTCCCTGAGGAGGATTATTTGCCTATGGGAAGAACAAGCAGATGGCAAAGGCCTCTGACACCAAGCACAAGACTCAGCCTGGAGGAGCTGGCAGAGGAGCCCAGGAGATCCCCTCAAGCATCTCCCCAAGGGCTCAGCTGGTGATGGAGGAGCAGGATGCTGAGCTCAGCAGATGCTCCAGGTTGAGTGATGGATGTGCTTCAAAAGTCAGGCACAGAGAATCAGACGTTAATCATGGAAGGTTCCCACCATGTTGGAGGCAGAGACAGTGGCCTAAATGTCAAGGGCAGAGAGACTCTCCCTGAGGCCAAAGCAGGCTCTCAGCCCCTCAGAGACCACATCCTGGGTGCAGCAATCAGTCCTGCAGGGAGTGGCAGCAGATGTGCTAACAACCATGATGTCCAGACATGCAAATGTTTTGCAATTTGTGGATTGGAGAATAATAGCATTATCTCTGTAATAGCGTCCTCTTTCTTACAGTCCTTCTCATATAGAATAGAATGGGCAGTTTTTCCTGCAGTTCCTTCCTATCTGCAAGCTCCCTGCTGCCACCCCAGAAAAGAGCCTCACTGGGTCACTGTCCGTGGTGCTGATGTCCAGGAACTACTGAAGGGCCGGTGAGTTGTGATCTTTCAGTCACCTCTGCTCTCTTTTATTCTTAGCAACCGAGCATGTCACCAAGAAGAAGGTGCAGAGGTACTAGGGGCATGGAGAGCCCTCCGTCTCCCTCTCTCTGGACCTGGAGGGTGCTGGGGATGTCACTGCAGAAACTGACGCCACAGTCAGGATGACCCCATCCAGGTGCCCGTGTGTGGTTTGTGGTGAACGATGATGAGAAGATGGCCTTGAGAGGAGTGATGGACAGAACAAGGGCATTTCAAACATGTGCACATCCTCATCCCCAGATCTGTGGACATGTCACATGGTAAAGGACACTTTACAGATTAAAGGAAGGATCATGAGATGGGGAGGTTATTGTGGTTTATCCCAGGTGCATCCAAAATAACAAGGCTCCTTCCTTTTAAGTgacagagggaggcaggaggaggtggAGATGTGGGGTTGGAAAAGGCACAGAACGGTTTCAAGATGCTGCACTGCTGGccttgaagatggagaaagaggacACAGTCAAGTTTGCAGGGGGCCTCTAGGAGGTGGAAAAGGAGAGGAAACGAGCTCTTCAGAAAGAACACAGTCGTGTGGGCACCTTGGTTCAGGTTTCTATGTCACTAAGCTTGTGGGAATTTGTCACAGCATCAACAGGAAACTAAAGAGGCCTCATCTTGTCTCATCTGATGCTGTGTGCAGGTGGGATCGGGGGTCATTTAGAGCTAAATCCCGATGCAAATCCTGATGTAAAACAACCCATTGCCAATTGTTTTCTTAAGTCTCATATGATGAAGAACCCGTGGCAGTGGCAGAACACCCTTGGGAACCATGTGGTTCTGTGCTTTAGTGCAGGGACTGGCTTGTTTGTGGGAAGGTGGCACTTGGTTCAAGTGAACCTACATGAGACCATCACCCTTCTAGGGGCTCTCAGGGAAGGGCTGAGAACCGCTGGCCCAGGTGTGTGGAGGAGCTGCAGGTGAGGCAGGGCTGTGGGCCAGGGAGAGGAGCAGACAGGTTGTCCCATCCCCATGGGAGCCTGCACGAGCTTTAGATGGGGGAGCCCTGCTCCTCTGACCTGGGCGCTCCTGTGTGGAGAGGAGGCTTGCTCAGTCAGATCCATGCCGGAGGGTAAAGTGGGAACTGATGGGCAATGAGGGGCTAGAGTCCTTGGTAGTGTTCAAGGACTGACTTATGGGTCTGTATTCACCTTGGTTACTCTGACAGCCCCTCTCTGTGTCCCACCAGAGTCAAGATGTCCTGAGCAGTAGCCACTGGGACAGAGAACCTGGTGGCCAGGGCTAAGTATCCAGGATCCTGGATTTGGGAACAGGCAAGCTCATTTGCAGAGGACAGTGATAGATGGGCCACCAGGGCCTGGGTGAAGAGGGCAGGAGGGCTCAGGACACTGGAGGCTGTGTGGGGGTCACACCCATGATCTGCACCACCCATGGACGCTCCTGCATTGCTCACCTTTGTGTGGACATCAGATGGCCCCAACTTCCGTGCTCCTGAGACACCTCGTGCATTCACAGAGGGACCCAGGCTGAGGCTGTGAATGGCCTTGGTCCCTGGGGCAGTGTGAGGACAGCCGAGCGCTCGGCTGGCTGGGCAGGGCTCCTGGGAATCCCACCCTTTCCTGTGTAGGGTCCACTCCAGCCTGACCCCCAACCCTCTATTTCTGCCTCCCAGGGAAGAGAGACTGGGGTTGAGATATGGTGAAGATGATATTTTCCCTGTGTGACCCGGGAGAGAATGGACATGGAGTTTCAGGTGAGTTTCTGCTAAGTTCCCATGAGCAGAAAAAGAGCCAATGAGAGGAAGGGTCCTCTTTATTCAGATCCTTTCCAGGTGACTCTGGGTGGGCCACCGGCCCATTCACTTTCCCTGCAAGCCCCCACTTCCTATGGTGATGGGAGGCCTTTTTCCCAGCCCATCCAGAGGCCAGGGCAGCCTGTCAGGGTCTCCAGATATTTAGGAGAGGCCCCTGTCCtccctgtccccaggccagtGTCTTCTCAGGACTCAGAGCTGGTTCTCTGGCTCAGGCTTCATGTCCTTCCCTGTCCCCAGGGCTGGAGTCTTTGGGTACCTCCGTCAACCCACAGGAGCAGCTCCTGGGGGAACCTAAGAGACCACATCTGCTTTGTGGTCAATCCGGCAGTAAATGTTTGCGTCAGAGTGTAGCAATTCCTGTAAAAACAGAGAAGAGGCCTCGACCCCTGTGGCCTTCTAAAACAGGGTCTGGCATCTCCCAGGCTCTGAGCCCACCCAGGGCTGCTCTGGTGCTGAACCTGGCTGTGCTCAGGGGATTCCTGCTCCCAGGcccctccctcctctgctcaCCACCCCCTGTTCTCATTTTCACTGCGTTTTCCTGAATCTCAGAGCTCAGCCAGGTGCTGTTGGGGGTAGATCCTGGGTCCCTTGGGGCCTGCGGGACCAGAACATCCATGGCCCACACTCACCTCATACAGGGGAGTGGCTGTCCTGGGGCCAGGTAGGGGGGCCTGGGCAGGGGAGAGAGGGGATGTCAGGGGACAGCGAGGGAGATCCATGGAAGCCCAGCCCAGGACTTACTTCCCTGCCTCTACTTCCAGGCATTTTCCCTCAGGAGTGACCAGCTCTGCCcctgagctcagcctcccaatgtggaCACAGTACTCCGACCCCTGTCCTGGCTGGGCCCACCCCACACCCTTGTGAATGTGGGCCCCTGACTGATGCTCCCAGTGTCCACTCTGCACCTGCTGGACTCCAGGGGTCTCCTCAGGCGATGGAGGGTCCCAGGGTGGGGTCAGCACAGGGTGTGGGTGGTCCTGGCCCTGTAGGGAGGCCGGGACCTTGGCCAGAGGGGCTCACTTTGACCTGACTGTTTGGGGAAAGGTGgggctgtgctgtgctgtggggTTGATGGTCCCCCTGCCCTGAGCCTGCACTACTGGGACCCCAGTAgaaaggggctggggagggaacaGGCTTGCCGAGAAGGCGGATCTGTGAGAGGGACCGTGGCCTAGGGACAGAGACAGGAGTGAGCagcagggtgggaggagggccTGGACCCCTCCTGCAGGAGGGTGTGAGGGTCCTCAGCTCCCAGAGAATCAGGGAGAGGGAACCTCTTCCCAGGGGAGACCTGAGCAGCTGAGGTTGAGGAGGTGACCCACGACCCAGAGCCCACAGATCAGTCTGACTAAGCCAGTCGGGGTCCCGTGTGTCATATTTCCTGATATCCTCCTTGCAGCCCCAAGGAAAGGGTCAGAGGCCCCCAGAGGGTGACTGGCAGGAGTGGACACTGTAGGGCAGACCTAGGGCCTTCCACACCTGGGCTGAAGGGACACTCACCGGGGGTGGAGGCTGGGGGCCTCTGCTCCCTGAGGTCACGCTGGATGCTGGCCCTGGGAAAGGTCAAGGGTTATTGATGAGGGTGCAGGGAGAAATCACACGTTTAGGGACAGAATAAGGACAAGGAAGGGATTCCATTTTCAAGGACTGGAGTGAAGGCCTCCTGTCTCCATCAATTTTGTGGTAGGAGCGGCTGAGGAGGGGAGCTGAGGAAAGGCCTTAAGCAGCCACATCTGTCCTGGCCAGAGAGGAAGGACCCCCAGGCAGACTCCGGGTGAGGAGAACATTGACCCAGAGACCCAGGAAAGGGACTGAGGATACAGGGAGGGAATCAGACCACCTGGGGGGTTTGCCTGAGAGGAAGGGTCAAGGccccagaaggaaagcagggcCGTCCGTGTGTGCAGGGCCGTCCGTGTGTGCAGGGCACTGGGGGAGCTGGGGGCACGAGGAGGCAAGGAGCATGCATTAGATTCTCCCAGAACTCAGTGTCTCTGCCGTGGCCAGACCCTCCTTTCGGGCCTGGAGATGCTGAAATGGGGCAATGggtttttcctgtctctctccaCCCCTTGGCAAGAAACATAAAGGACAGCAGGTCCTTAGGTCCAGGTTCTCCCGTCTCACACCTCATGTAACAGCAGTTACAGCATCAATCACGGCAGGATGCTGACCCCACCCAGCCTGTCCAGGCTTTGCGGGACCATTTCCAGGACCCCCACCTTGGATCTCAAGCCTGCAAATCGCCCCCTCACTGGGTGGGTAAATTCAATGAACAGCAGGAGGTACCAGGTTCTGAGCACTCCCGTCCtatctccctcccttccttcctccctccaggcAGCTGTGACTTTGCTGTGTTAGGGAACTAGGACCACACTCAGGGGTGCAAACTTAATGGTGGCACATTCATAAAGGAGGAGGCAGCCTAGGATCAGCAGCTGGCAAGGGAGGAGCCATGGAATGAGAGGGAAGGATCccttgggaggatgaggagagCCTGGCCCTGAATACAGGGCGGGGTCTCCCTCCTCCCGGACTGGAATCAGcctggggggtgggaggaggctgcaGAAAAGCTGTGGTACCTTCCAGTCCTGGCGAGGAGCAGGAAACACACCAGGGCGGCCACCAGAGCCACCCCGACCAGGACCCCAGTCACGATGCCAGCGACAGCCCCCACAGGAAGGCCTGGGACGTTGTTTTCTGCAGAAAGGGGAAGGCAAAGGGGACAAGGCCCAAGTCTgttccaagggaaaccatgagGGGCCTTGCAGGGCAGGGGCACGGTCAGGGAGGAAGGAAATGCTCCAGAGCCTGAGTGAGGTCTCTTGTGCTGTCCTCATAGCTGACTCCCTTGCTCTCCACGGTTGCACCATTTTCTGTGTCTCAGGCTTGAAACACTGGGATGCACTGACTCCTACATTCTCCCGCAGGTGCCTGCACCTCGCCCTGCTCCTGTGCCTTTAAATCCCTTCTTCCTCTCACTTCATGCCTCttccctctgttttctttttggacgGAGTcattctctgtcacccaggctggagtgcagtgacgcaatcttggctcactgcaaccttcatctcccaagttcaagtgattctcccgcctcagcctcccaagcagctgggattacaggtgtgtgccaccacgccaggctaattttttgtatttttagtagagatttcaccgtgttgtccaggctggtctcaaactcctgatctcaggtgacctgcccgccttggcctcccaaagtgctgggattacaggcatgagccaccatgcccagtcatctttctgtttcttcttttccatgCCATGATTGTCATAGACAGCGAGCCCTCACCATCAACTCAATGCTGATGAGCGGGGATGATGCTCTTTGACTGTTTTCAGGGGACTTCCATGTGCCAGGCCCAGTGGGCACCAACCTACCTACAGCTCCTCTCATCCTCGCATCACCTTGAGGGAGGGGGCGTCACCTCCAGCTGCAGAGTTAGCATCTGAGACTTACGGTGCCTCAGTAAGTCAAGAAAAGTCACAGAACTCATACATGATACAACCAAATTTTTACTGCATTGTTCCCGATTTTATCGCTAATAACAACAATATCAAAAAATAAGAACCCTAGTTGACAGCATCAAGGGAGCTCTCACCCTGTGTGTAACTCTGCTTTAATCTCTCTAATCTCCTAATAAacatcctcacaaccaccctgaGATCCAGGTGTTACAGTGAGTTTGATCTCTAGCATATGTGTAGTTAGACAGATGATAggtgacagatagatagatagatagatagatagatagatagatagatagatgttgTTGTTATTCTTTCTTAGCCTGTCCATCTCTCTGCTCACATCACCCTCTGTTCTGCGCATTGTCTATGCTCTCCATTGCAGCCTTTAGCATATTAGCCAGAGTTGCCTTTTCATtcgtttatttgtttttgagacagaatctcgctctattgcccaggctggagtgcagtggtgtgatttcggctcactgcaacctctgcctccccggttcaagcaattctcctgcctcagcctcccgagtgtctaggattacaggctcccaccaccatgcctgcctaatttttagtagagacggggtttcgccatgttggccaggctggtctcgaactcctgacctcaggtgatccgcccacctcggcctcccaaagtgctgggattacaggcgtgagccaacgctcCTGGCCCTAGagttgttttaaattcctggTCTGATAATTTCAATATCCCTGCCACTTCTGcatctggttctgatgcttgttcTGTCTTTCaaactgaattattattttttctttttgctctagTTTGTCTTGTAGTTTTTGTTGAAAGCCAGGACATGATATACTGGGCAACAGGAAATTGGGTGAGCAGAGACGTTCAGTGATGCAGTGGtgagtgtggggagggaggggttCTGTGGTCCTGGATGGAGTCTGTGCCCTGGGCTGTGAATGTCACAAGTGCCTCTTGGTTTTTTCTCCCCCTTAGGTGGGACATGATGGCTTGAGGGGACTGAAGTTGGATATTTCCCCTCCCCTCGGTCAGTTAGGCTCCCATAAACCCCCAGCAGGTTAGACTCTggtaaaataacaattttttccTGCCAGCTAGTAACTATCTGGACTTGCTAAGAAGAACAGATGCCtggcatattttaaatatttacttttttctgctCCCCAGAAAGGATGGGGGGGATTATTATGGGATATTCACAGTGAGAACCAGGTAGAGCTGCAGGACGGAAGGCAAAAGTGTGGGGCTCCCCACAAGCCCGATCTCTCCCCTGAAAACCTTCCCGCAGCCCTGCAGCCCCAGAGTCAGATGAGACTGAGCTCCCAGAGGCAGATTTAGGGGAAAGGGGCCAGAGGAATGGGACATGGGTCTTAGCCCCTAGAGGGACAGAAAACAGGTGTGGTGGCCAGAACCTCCTAGGATCTTGTATCCAGGTCTCTGTCTCTGAAGAGGTTATAGATCATTCCTTCATtcaatccctccctccttcataAGAGAACTACAGAGTGTGTGTCTCACATTGGGCCCAGAACCTCCTAGGATCTTGTATCCAGGTCTGTGTCTCTGAAGAAGTTATAgatcattccttcattcattccctccctccttcataAGAGAACTACAGAGTGTGTGTCTCACATTGGGCCCAGAACCTCCTAGGATCTTGTATCCAGGTCTGTGTCTCTGAAGAAGTTATAgatcattccttcattcattccctccctccttcataAGAGAACTACGGAGTATGTGTCTCACCCTGGGCCCTGGCTGGTGCAGGGTGTGAAAGGGGGAGAAAGCAAAGTCCTCCCCTTTATCCTCCCATCGGAATGATACCAACACATCAGGAAACACACGATTTCACGTCCAGAGATGGGGATGTGGACCTGAGCAAGGAGGCCTGAACTTCCCCAGCACTGACTAATTGTTGAGGCGGGTGATTTAGTCAAGAAAGAACTGAGTAATTCTGTATTTACTCGTAACTCTCCAGACCAGAATCTCCCCCTTTGAGCTGTAGACACCTAAGAAGAAAACATCTGAACCGGTGGCTGCTCTGAGGTCCACGGACACCTAATAAGGCAccagggaagaaggagaggaCGTGGCAGTAGCTGCAGACAGTCCTCCCGTGACTCTGCCAGCTgcgatctgcccaccctggccagTGTCTGTatcgctctgtgcctcagtttcccctccatACAATATGTAAATGGGAAATGGTCTGTGGCTTGCCACTTTGTCTGTGGATGAACTTTAAATTATTCACAGGATCTGACATGAAGCTTGGCACAGAGGAGGTGTTCACATCAACAGCCTCTGTCATTATTTGCCTCCATGAGAGAGCACCCCTGGGCATGATCCCTGGTGGACAAGAAGCTGCCGAGAACATTTTCTCACCTCTGTTCCTACCCCTGGGCCACTGACTGCCCAAGGGCATCTCTTAAGCTCCCCATTCAGAGGGCCGATGCCCTAGTAATCCTGTCCACCTGTCCTCTCCGGACTGAGTCCCAGGTAAAGTGGTAGGCTCTGTCCTTGTCCAGATGAGACTCTGGGAGTTGAGCCGACGCTGGTGAGAAGCTGCAGGAACCACAGCCCACAGACAGTTTGTAAATCCTTGCTCCCAGTCAGCCCTGCCCAGGAGACCACGCCCAAGCCCTGGCCCAGGCTTCCCGGGGTCACCTGGAGTCAGGAGCCTTGAGGCTGAGCTTCTCTGTGAGGATCCCAGGACCCCCTCAGGCCAGGCCCTGACCCAGTTCTCCAGAGTCTTTCTCAGGGTCAGGTTCATGGGGAGGGCACGGGGTGCTTGGCTGAGACTGACCTCCCCCTGCTGAGGCCCCCCCCACTCCACCTCCATTCAGCGAGTGTCTGCCGGGTCTGGATGCAGGAAAGGAATTCCGATCTGTTGAAGTTTACCTCCTATGTGTGTGTCCTGCACTAAATGCTCAAATCTCAACACAAAATGCAGAGGGGAACGCAGGCACAGCCCAGGCCTGACAATCTCATGTGTGTGAAGCGGAACTGACCCCCAACACCCAGAGGTATGGGGGAATCACTCACGGTGTACGTGGAGCTGGCCAGTTGCTTGGTCGGAGTCATAATTGGCGTTTATGGTTCGTAGGGTGTAGGATCCTGCGTCCTCCAGGGTGACGTTTTGGAACAGCAGGGATCCGTTGGACTATATTGTCTCTCGACCGCTGTATGCAGTCCCTGGGATATTTACTTGAACGTCTATCAAATAACCAGCAATGAGAGGGCTCCCTTCTGCCGTTTTCCCCTTGTGCCAATAATAGGCTTGAATAGTCTCTGAAATATTGCAGGCCAGTAGAAGAACATCCTTTC
The sequence above is a segment of the Macaca nemestrina isolate mMacNem1 chromosome 20, mMacNem.hap1, whole genome shotgun sequence genome. Coding sequences within it:
- the LOC105495287 gene encoding LOW QUALITY PROTEIN: cell adhesion molecule CEACAM4 (The sequence of the model RefSeq protein was modified relative to this genomic sequence to represent the inferred CDS: substituted 1 base at 1 genomic stop codon); its protein translation is MGPPSVAPHGGHRPWQGLLITASLLTFWDLPTTVQFTIEALPSSVAEGKDVLLLACNISETIQAYYWHKGKTAEGSPLIAGYLIDVQVNIPGTAYSGRETIXSNGSLLFQNVTLEDAGSYTLRTINANYDSDQATGQLHVHQNNVPGLPVGAVAGIVTGVLVGVALVAALVCFLLLARTGRASIQRDLREQRPPASTPGHGPSHRSAFSAPLPGPRTATPLYEELLHSDANIYCRIDHKADVVS